The following proteins are encoded in a genomic region of candidate division KSB1 bacterium:
- a CDS encoding YtxH domain-containing protein: MNKETGAFVKGLLIGGAVGAILALLYAPKSGKETREDIKRRTEEFLEEADRELAELKRRAANLVSQGRRKAEELAEEAEERVEKTKGAIAEKTGRLRRAVEAGARAFAEEKGKQGAES; this comes from the coding sequence ATGAACAAGGAAACCGGTGCGTTTGTGAAGGGGCTGTTGATCGGCGGAGCCGTGGGTGCGATTCTTGCCCTGCTCTACGCTCCCAAATCGGGCAAGGAGACGCGCGAAGACATCAAGCGGCGTACTGAGGAGTTCCTGGAGGAGGCAGACCGCGAGCTGGCCGAGCTCAAGCGGCGTGCGGCCAACTTGGTGAGCCAGGGGCGTCGCAAGGCGGAAGAGCTCGCCGAAGAGGCAGAGGAAAGGGTGGAGAAGACTAAGGGCGCGATCGCCGAAAAGACCGGCAGACTACGCAGGGCCGTGGAGGCAGGGGCCCGTGCTTTCGCAGAAGAAAAGGGTAAGCAGGGCGCAGAGAGCTGA
- a CDS encoding M48 family metalloprotease — protein sequence MRTRGRALSWAFLTVATALMVAACGSSARREEVRLITVDQELRLGALCAEEVARTFSLFRDEELGRYVVDMGTRIATRSDWAGLPFTFRVLDSEEVYAFALPGGHVFVSKGMVAVAETASELAAVLAREIAHVVERHGAERVTHRYGLALLSESLVGTNPAIGRAIIRELFTSNGILAYGREAEVGADLLALRYMERAGYDPRGMVALVERLRQLEQERPEALAKWRATHQPAKVRLRWLKKKLKGLSPAEYSASEDEQFRALKERVRAQGTK from the coding sequence GTGCGCACACGTGGGCGAGCATTGTCCTGGGCATTCCTCACGGTGGCGACGGCCCTGATGGTTGCTGCGTGCGGGTCGTCGGCTAGGCGGGAAGAGGTCAGGCTCATCACTGTGGACCAGGAGCTCCGCCTGGGGGCGCTGTGCGCGGAGGAGGTGGCGCGCACCTTTTCTTTGTTTCGTGACGAAGAGCTCGGGCGGTACGTGGTCGACATGGGCACGCGTATAGCCACGCGCTCGGATTGGGCTGGTTTGCCGTTCACGTTCCGCGTCCTCGACAGCGAGGAGGTGTATGCGTTTGCCTTGCCGGGCGGACACGTCTTCGTTTCCAAAGGCATGGTGGCGGTTGCCGAAACTGCCTCCGAGCTTGCGGCGGTGCTGGCGCGTGAAATCGCCCACGTGGTGGAGCGTCATGGCGCTGAGCGGGTGACGCACCGCTACGGCCTTGCCCTCCTCAGCGAGTCCTTGGTGGGTACAAACCCAGCCATCGGTAGGGCCATCATCCGGGAGCTTTTTACCAGCAACGGCATTCTTGCGTACGGGCGCGAGGCTGAGGTAGGGGCAGACCTTCTTGCATTGCGGTACATGGAGAGAGCAGGCTACGATCCTCGGGGGATGGTGGCGCTGGTGGAACGACTCCGCCAACTCGAGCAAGAGCGCCCCGAAGCGCTGGCGAAATGGCGTGCGACGCACCAGCCGGCAAAGGTGCGTCTCCGGTGGTTGAAGAAGAAGTTGAAGGGCCTGTCGCCCGCGGAATATTCAGCAAGTGAGGATGAGCAGTTTCGTGCGCTGAAAGAGCGTGTGCGCGCTCAAGGCACGAAGTGA
- the ligA gene encoding NAD-dependent DNA ligase LigA, translating into MEREQARQRIEELRQQIHYHNYRYYVLDAPEISDAEYDRLMRELIELEREFPDLVTPDSPTQRVGAPPLEAFEAVPHAVPMLSLDNAMNEAELVEFDGRVKRALGITGDLEYVCEPKLDGLGVELVYVDGRFVLGSTRGDGTTGENVTQNLRTIKSIPLRLLSTVEPPPRRLEVRGEVIMERAAFEELNRQREMAGEPLFANPRNAAAGSVRQLDSSITASRPLDYYCYALGRVEGTSFATQYEFLQRAKGWGLKVNPHIRLCQGLDEAIAYHRQMQELRDTLAYEIDGVVVKVNRFDLQERLGVRTRSPRWAIAYKFEARQETTQIVDIVAQVGRTGALTPVAVMRPVRVGGVEVSRATLHNQDEIDRKDVRIGDWVIVQRAGDVIPEVVAVITSRRTGQERPYRLPSTCPACGGPVVRLEGEAVHRCQNMRCPAQLKERIRHFASRRAMDIEGLGDKLVDQLVDKGLVKDVADIYTLQRDQLAALERMGEKSADNLLRAIDASRSRTLDRLVFALGIRFVGEHVAKVLVNAFGSIDALARARPDELMAVHGIGPQVAGSVHQFFSQEENLRTLEKLRRAGVAMAPAPKPKAGVLAGKTFVFTGALSSFTREEAQRLVEELGGHAASSVSKKTDYVVVGTDPGSKAEKARELGVPMLSEEEFKKLIGR; encoded by the coding sequence GTGGAACGTGAACAGGCCAGGCAGCGAATCGAAGAGCTGCGCCAACAGATCCACTACCACAACTACCGTTACTATGTCCTCGATGCTCCGGAGATCTCCGATGCCGAGTACGACCGGCTGATGCGCGAGCTCATCGAGCTGGAACGGGAGTTTCCTGATCTGGTCACGCCGGACTCGCCAACGCAGCGCGTGGGTGCGCCTCCTCTGGAGGCTTTCGAGGCTGTGCCTCATGCCGTCCCCATGCTTAGCCTCGACAACGCCATGAATGAGGCGGAGTTGGTGGAATTCGACGGACGTGTCAAAAGGGCACTGGGCATCACCGGGGATTTGGAATACGTGTGCGAACCCAAGCTGGATGGCCTTGGCGTGGAGCTGGTCTACGTGGACGGACGTTTTGTCTTGGGTTCCACCCGGGGCGATGGCACCACCGGCGAGAATGTCACGCAGAATTTGCGCACCATCAAGAGCATCCCGCTACGGTTGTTGTCGACGGTCGAACCTCCTCCCCGACGCTTGGAGGTGCGCGGCGAGGTCATCATGGAGCGGGCGGCCTTCGAGGAGCTGAACCGCCAGCGGGAGATGGCAGGGGAACCGCTCTTTGCCAATCCGCGCAACGCCGCTGCCGGCAGCGTGCGCCAGCTGGATTCGTCCATCACCGCCTCTCGCCCTTTGGATTACTACTGCTATGCGCTTGGCAGGGTGGAGGGCACCTCGTTTGCGACCCAATACGAGTTCCTCCAGCGCGCCAAGGGGTGGGGCCTTAAGGTGAACCCGCACATCCGGCTGTGCCAGGGTTTGGATGAGGCGATCGCGTACCACCGGCAGATGCAGGAACTTCGTGATACCCTGGCCTACGAGATCGACGGGGTGGTGGTCAAGGTCAACCGGTTCGACCTGCAGGAGCGGCTGGGGGTACGTACGCGCAGCCCGCGCTGGGCGATTGCCTACAAGTTTGAGGCGCGGCAGGAGACGACCCAGATTGTGGACATTGTGGCGCAGGTGGGGCGCACCGGCGCCCTCACACCTGTGGCGGTGATGCGCCCGGTGCGAGTGGGAGGCGTGGAGGTGAGCCGCGCCACGCTGCACAACCAAGACGAAATCGACCGGAAAGACGTGCGCATCGGCGACTGGGTGATCGTGCAGCGCGCGGGCGACGTCATCCCCGAGGTGGTCGCCGTCATCACCTCGCGGCGAACAGGGCAAGAGCGACCGTATCGTCTTCCCTCCACATGTCCGGCATGCGGCGGGCCGGTAGTGCGCTTGGAAGGAGAGGCGGTGCACCGCTGTCAGAACATGCGCTGTCCGGCCCAGCTCAAGGAGCGGATCCGCCACTTTGCCTCCCGCCGGGCAATGGACATCGAAGGACTGGGTGATAAGCTGGTTGACCAGTTGGTGGACAAGGGGCTGGTCAAGGACGTGGCCGACATCTACACCCTGCAACGCGACCAGTTGGCGGCCCTGGAACGCATGGGCGAAAAGTCGGCGGATAACCTTTTGCGCGCCATCGATGCCAGTCGCAGCCGCACCCTGGACCGACTGGTGTTCGCCCTGGGCATCCGCTTTGTCGGGGAGCATGTGGCGAAGGTGTTGGTCAATGCCTTTGGCAGCATCGACGCCCTGGCGCGTGCCCGTCCTGATGAGCTGATGGCTGTGCACGGCATCGGCCCGCAGGTGGCAGGCAGCGTGCATCAGTTTTTCTCCCAGGAAGAAAACCTGCGCACGCTGGAAAAGCTGCGCCGGGCAGGTGTGGCCATGGCTCCGGCACCCAAGCCGAAAGCAGGCGTCCTGGCCGGGAAGACCTTTGTCTTCACCGGCGCCCTCTCCTCGTTCACGCGCGAGGAGGCCCAGCGTTTGGTAGAAGAACTGGGCGGCCATGCCGCCTCTTCCGTGAGCAAAAAGACCGACTATGTGGTGGTCGGAACTGACCCAGGTTCCAAGGCCGAAAAGGCCCGAGAGCTGGGCGTGCCTATGCTCTCCGAAGAAGAGTTCAAGAAGCTCATTGGCAGGTAA
- a CDS encoding DUF948 domain-containing protein, protein MLTSISVTVIAAFVVIFVLALIPVLFQVRRTAKEAEKLLETVRLQIAPVAHDVVRVVDDVRDIVKQAQRQMDKVEESVDAVRDTVVKLRDVESLLRDRVEKPLLGIIGTIGALVKGVRIFIDHIRR, encoded by the coding sequence ATGCTGACGTCCATTAGCGTCACGGTCATCGCGGCGTTCGTGGTGATTTTCGTCCTCGCGCTCATCCCTGTGCTTTTCCAGGTGCGGCGCACCGCTAAGGAGGCAGAAAAGCTCCTCGAAACCGTCCGTCTGCAGATCGCCCCCGTCGCGCACGACGTGGTGCGCGTAGTTGACGACGTGCGCGACATCGTCAAGCAGGCACAACGGCAGATGGACAAGGTGGAGGAGAGCGTCGACGCAGTGCGCGACACGGTGGTCAAACTGCGCGACGTGGAGTCTCTGCTGCGCGACCGCGTGGAGAAGCCGTTACTGGGAATCATAGGCACCATTGGGGCTTTGGTCAAAGGAGTACGCATTTTCATAGACCACATCCGCAGGTAA